Proteins from a single region of Psilocybe cubensis strain MGC-MH-2018 chromosome 3, whole genome shotgun sequence:
- a CDS encoding Protease KEX1, protein MATMLVAWVLLSSLLLGITATPTKRTYDTHNYYVLRHNPFLTSGASLDDVVRALKVELVEQAGELQDHWIVKQLKDTRLTTRDVSDPVLSRFEAFKRQADSSLEIRSEETQLAQRIVSSVDYLSLQTLRQRTKRAPPPITPSASTSSKAVAARFGIEDPMFGKQWHLVNEEYPEHMMNVTGVWDMGLTGKGVISSLVDDGLDYESEDLSSNFDADNSYDFNDHEKLPTPKNYDDHHGTRCAGQIAAEKNNVCGVGIAYDSKVAGVRILSGPISDVDEAAALNYGFQNVSIYSCSWGPPDNGMSMEGPNYLIQKAVVNGINNGRGGKGSIFVFASGNGAAHGDQCNFDGYTNSIYSVTVSAVDYKGLHPYYSEPCAANMIVAYSSGSNHQIVTTDKGKNVCATTHGGTSAAAPNAVGVFALALEARPDLTWRDIQHLCVKTAEEINKDDPDWEKTASGRRYSYKYGFGVLDGYRYVKAAQTWKLVKPQAWLETKTIQLNNGTFGDDKVFKGGEFIPPNGIESKMTITKEMMEENNLEALEHINVRVWIQHASRGEVEVEIMSPNGIKSVLGGRRTADRDTSGYPGWMFMSVKHWGENPVGDWTIKVKDQNNAQSNGSFLGWNMILWGSTIDPTQAIKYEVPLVADVLPPVEVPHRPIIVLPPTTTTSTRQHPKPTANLPSDHAVATGENSKPAFSSAAETQPSPTTAPSPLISGTPDFGWFSDMSSLVTGQKWFFGALGAVSLFGIGVGVFFWRRRVAQKAAQYTALNNDNDVSMSALGTSISGGPRTTRELYDAFGEVSDDDDDETTALRQPLTRGADGIGFHSGFLDDDDPPTATPGHTRLYHDEPSNHEHETQMKARDASTPEEVISPTGSADGSWEHASRE, encoded by the exons ATGGCAACGATGCTCGTCGCCTGGGTACTCCTATCCTCTCTTCTGCTAGGTATAACCGCTACCCCGACAAAACGTACATACGACACCCACAATTATTACGTTCTTCGTCACAACCCATTCCTCACTTCAGGGGCATCGCTGGACGATGTTGTACGAGCCTTGAAAGTCGAACTTGTAGAACAAGCCGGTGAACTTCAAGACCACTGGATTGTCAAACAGCTCAAGGATACACGCCTTACTACCAGAGATGTCTCCGATCCTGTGCTCTCTAGGTTTGAGGCATTTAAGCGGCAAGCAGACTCGTCTCTGGAAATACGTTCTGAGGAGACCCAGTTGGCTCAACGGATTGTCTCCTCCGTGGATTATCTCTCCTTGCAAACTCTACGCCAAAGAACTAAGCGCGCGCCTCCGCCAATAAccccctccgcctccacctcaTCGAAAGCCGTGGCTGCACGGTTTGGAATAGAAGACCCAATGTTTGGCAAACAATGGCACCTTGTCAATGAAGAATATCCAGAGCACATGATGAATGTCACAGGTGTATGGGATATGGGACTTACTGGTAAAGGTGTTATATCCTCTTTAGTAGACGACGGTTTGGATTACGAGAGCGAAGATTTATCGTCCAATTTT GATGCTGACAATTCATACGACTTCAACGATCACGAAAAACTGCCTACTCCCAAGAATTACGACGATCATCACGGAACGCGCTGCGCAGGTCAAATCGCGGCTGAGAAAAATAACGTATGTGGTGTGGGAATAGCCTATGATTCTAAGGTTGCTGGTGTCAGAATCCTTTCTGGCCCCATCTCGGACGTCGATGAAGCAGCCGCCCTTAATTATGGCTTCCAGAACGTGTCAATATATAGTTGCAGCTGGGGCCCGCCAGATAATGGAATGTCTATGGAAGGACCGAATTACTTGATCCAGAAGGCAGTTGTTAATGGAATCAACAACGGAAGGGGAGGTAAAGGATCAATATTCGTCTTTGCCAGCGGGAACGGCGCAGCTCATGGGGACCAGTGCAATTTCGATGGTTACACAAATAGCATTTATTCCGTGACGGTGTCAGCTGTCGACTACAAGGGCTTGCATCCATATTACTCGGAGCCTTGTGCTGCGAACATGATTGTGGCATATAGCTCAGGCAGTAATCATCAGATT GTTACTACTGACAAAGGTAAAAACGTTTGTGCGACGACTCATGGCGGAacatctgctgctgctcccAACGCCGTCGGGGTTTTTGCATTAGCATTAGAAGCGCG TCCTGACTTGACTTGGCGGGATATTCAACATCTTTGCGTTAAAACGGCTGAAGAGATAAATAAAGATGATCCGGATTGGGAAAAGACAGCAAGCGGTCGTCGGTACAGTTACAAGTATGGCTTTGGTGTTCTGGATGGCTACAGATACGTAAAGGCGGCCCAGACATGGAAACTCGTCAAACCTCAAGCTTGGCTTGAAACCAAAACCATTCAGCTCAACAATGGGACTTTTGGTGATGACAAGGTATTCAAAGGTGGCGAATTTATACCTCCGAATGGTATTGAGAGCAAGATGACGATCACAAAAGAAATGAtggaagaaaacaatttGGAGGCCCTTGAGCACATTAATGTCAGAGTTTGGATACAACATGCATCTCGCGGAGAAGTGGAAGTTGAAATCATGAGTCCAAACGGAATCAAGAGTGTACTTGGCGGACGTCGCACGGCAGACAGGGATACCTCCGGATATCCTGGATGGATGTTTATGTCGGTCAAGCATTG GGGTGAAAATCCTGTCGGGGACTGGACTATCAAAGTGAAAGATCAAAACAATGCTCAAAGTAATGGTTCATTCTTAGGGTGGAATATGATATTATGGGGGTCTACCATTGACCCGACACAAGCAATCAAGTATGAAGTTCCCCTAGTAGCTGATGTGTTACCTCCCGTCGAGGTTCCCCATAGGCCGATCATTGTACTTCCTCCCACCACCACAACATCAACTAGGCAACACCCTAAACCAACAGCGAACCTTCCGAGCGACCATGCCGTGGCGACTGGAGAAAATTCCAAGCCCGCTTTTTCCTCAGCTGCTGAAACTCAACCTTCACCAACAACTGCACCTTCTCCTCTGATATCTGGAACGCCTGACTTTGGCTGGTTCTCAGATATGTCGTCGCTGGTCACTGGCCAGAAATGGTTTTTCGGTGCTCTAGGGGCTGTTTCATTATTTGGCATTGGCGTTGGGGTCTTCTTTTGGAGACGCAGGGTGGCTCAGAAAGCGGCACAGTATACTGCTTtaaacaatgacaatgacgtTTCAATGTCTGCTCTGGGAACTTCAATATCTGGGGGACCTCGTACGACAAGGGAGCTCTACGATGCTTTCGGAGAGGTGtcagacgatgatgatgacgagaCTACGGCACTCAGACAACCTCTGACACGCGGCGCAGACGGAATCGGGTTCCATTCAGGATTCTTGGACGACGATGATCCTCCAACAGCAACTCCCGGTCATACTCGATTATACCACGATGAACCCAGCAATCATGAACACGAAACGCAAATGAAAGCACGAGATGCATCGACACCTGAAGAAGTGATTAGTCCAACGGGGAGTGCCGATGGTAGCTGGGAGCATGCTTCACGAGAGTGA
- a CDS encoding Ubiquitin fusion degradation protein 1, producing MAFFGNPNGPGGILGQMVGGFHAGYGPPRRANPRAYDEYLKAYSMAMLPGREREHVSYGGKLIMPQSALANLSNLEIESPWMFKLRNPANPAASTHAGVLEFTAEEGVVHLPYWMMKTLRLNEGDPIRITGTELPKGKFVKLQAQSVHFLEISDPKAVLESAMRNFTTLTQGDIVEISYNSIVFGLLVMETRPGGEGITVLDTDLEVDFAPPVGYVEPERPKAAPPTTMASKLKIDLDSQSPGSSRPGSSLSGGFAGTSTGVTNVSKDGDQWESFKGKGETLAGRKTKGKGISHRKAEQVPEGSKIIRTDNHRIVSNNTLESDVKVPAALNLPFGQLFFGFNVQAYTPPEPTPGSPEVPNQPRPAFSGLGNTLSGRSNAKPPAPPATDNKGKAQAEPASTHTWGSSGHTLGRKPITSDGPVGVGGARVPQPPQRKNKKVERSPSPEDWGVDDDDVIMIDSD from the exons ATGGCCTTT TTTGGCAATCCAAATGGACCTGGGGGTATTCTTGGTCAGATGGTTGG TGGCTTCCATGCAGGTTATGGACCCCCAAGGCGAGCCAATCCACGAGCTTATGACGAATATCTTAAAGCGTACAGTATGGCCATGCTTCCcgggagagagagggagcATGTTTCGTATGGTGGTAAAC TGATTATGCCGCAATCCGCGCTCGCAAATTTGAGTAATCTCGAAATTGAATCGCCTTGGATGTTCAAGCTGCGAAATCCAGCTAATCCTGCGGCTTCAACTCACGCAGGTGTCCTGGAATTTACAGCTGAGGAGGGTGTTGTTCACCTACCATATTGGATGATGAAAACATTGCGTTTGAACGAAGGTGACCCAATTCGAATCACTGGTACAGAGTTACCCAAGGGGAAATTTGTCAAGCTGCAGGCTCAATCCGTACACTTCCTCGAAATTTCCGATCCTAAAGCAGT CCTTGAAAGCGCGATGCGCAACTTCACAACACTCACTCAAGGCGATATCGTTGAAATATCATACAACTCCATTGTATTCGGCCTGCTAGTAATGGAAACAAGACCTGGCGGAGAAGGAATTACGGTTCTTGATACCGATCTGGAAGTCGATTTCGCCCCTCCTGTAGGATACGTGGAACCAGAAAGGCCGAAAGCTGCACCTCCAACAACCATGGCTTCGAAACTGAAGATAGATCTCGACTCGCAATCGCCTGGGTCGTCTCGACCAGGATCTTCTTTAAGTGGAGGATTTGCGGGCACAAGCACAGGGGTGACAAACGTGAGTAAGGACGGTGATCAGTGGGAAAGCTTCAAAGGAAAGGGCGAAACCCTCGCgggaagaaagacaaagggGAAAGGCATCAGTCATCGCAAAGCAGAACAAGTACCAGAAGGTAGCAAGATCATCAGGACCGA TAATCATCGCATTGTTTCCAACAATACATTAGAATCCGATGTCAAAGTACCAGCTGCTTTGAATCTCCCTTTTGGCCAACTTTTCTTTGGCTTCAATGTGCAGGCGTATACACCACCCGAACCTACCCCTGGCTCTCCTGAGGTACCGAACCAG CCGCGACCCGCTTTTTCAGGTTTAGGTAACACATTAAGTGGTCGATCCAATGCAAAACCGCCAGCCCCACCAGCAACTGACAACAAGGGTAAGGCTCAAGCAGAGCCAGCTTCAACGCATACTTGGGGGTCATCTGGTCATACTTTGGGTCGAAAGCCTATCACCTCAGACGGGCCTGTGGGCGTGGGCGGTGCACGAGTCCCTCAACCGCCGCAaagaaagaacaagaagGTGGAACGGAGCCCATCACCTGAGGATTGGGGagttgacgatgatgatgttaTCATGATTGACAGTGATTAA
- a CDS encoding DNA replication licensing factor mcm7 codes for MSLPVEHISIKYDDEKDRIKDFLSKFKGTPGKDLEQDFANIGIEDEQDDADAETRSLKYMNQLQQIANRDQQMLVIDLEDILTHEHTASELVSRIRNNTRRYVTLFSEVVDKLMPQPTKDISDQDEVIDVILHQRRERNEQMEGSQDMFPEHLLRRYNLYFKPLASDLPIAVREVKGASLGRLITVRGIVTRVSEVKPLLQVNAYTCDSCGSETFQDISNKTFTPIFDCQNENECKKNGIRGSLHMQTRACRFSPFQEVKIQEMANQVPVGHIPRSMTVHVNGNLTRLMNPGDIVHLGGIFLPIPYTGFQAIRAGLLTDTYLEAHHVYQLKKQYAEMEITPEMERKIADLRRDPNLYATLSQSIAPEIYGHDDVKKALLLLLVGGVTKVTGDGMKIRGDINICLMGDPGVAKSQLLKYISKIAPRGVYTTGKGSSGVGLTAAVMRDPVTDEMVLEGGALVLADNGICCIDEFDKMEEADRTAIHEVMEQQTISINKAGISTTLNARTSILAAANPLYGRYNPKISPVENINLPAALLSRFDLLFLILDKPTRDGDERLAEHVTYVHMHNRHPELEFEVIEPNVMRHYIALARQRRPTVPREVSSYVVDSYVRLRKMSKDEELQNKSHTYTSARTLLGILRLAQALARLRWADVVEHADVDEALRLMECSKESLVDEDDRDIDIDRSPISRLFRLIKDMTGLSESSGGRAKRQKRLGKGPGGERDMDVDSEEEDGRVLSLVDIRARALSSGYTEAQLMETITSYEDLGIWIRVAGGNKLQFI; via the exons ATGTCCCTCCCGGTTGAGCACATCAGTATCAAGTACGACGATGAAAAAG accgaATCAAGGACTTTTTGTCAAAATTCAAAGGGACCCCAGGAAAAGACCTTGAACAAGACTTCGCTAATATCGGCATTGAGGATGAACAAGAtgacgcagacgcagagaCACGGTCTCTGAAGTATATGAATCAACTG CAACAAATTGCCAATCGCGACCAGCAAATGCTCGTCATCGACCTTGAAGATATCCTGACA CACGAACACACTGCATCTGAACTTGTGTCCCGCATTCGAAATAACACGAGGCGATATGTCACCCTCTTCAGTGAAGTCGTCGACAAACTCATGCCACAACCGACCAAGGATATCAGTGATCAAGATGAAGTCATTGATGTTATTTTGCACCAGAGGCGTGAGCGTAACGAGCAAATGGAAGGCTCTCAAGACATGTTCCCAGAACATCTGCTTCGAAGATA CAACTTGTACTTCAAACCACTGGCATCTGACCTACCAATAGCTGTTCGCGAAGTGAAAGGCGCCTCTTTAGGCCGATTGATCACGGTACGAGGGATTGTGACGCGTGTATCCGAGGTCAAGCCTCTTTTGCAAGTGAACGCGTATACTTGCGATAGCTGCGGGTCCGAAACATTCCAAGATATCTCCAACAAGACCTTCACCCCCATTTTCGATTGccaaaatgaaaatgagtgTAAAAAAAATGGCATTCGTGGATCATTACACATGCAGACAAGAGCCTGTCGCTTTAGTCCATTCCAGGAAGTTAAAATTCAGGAAATGGCAA ATCAAGTCCCTGTGGGTCATATACCCAGATCAATGACAGTCCACGTTAATGGCAACCTCACCCGTCTCATGAACCCGGGAGATATTGTACACTTAGGAGGCATCTTCCTTCCTATCCCGTACACCGGTTTCCAGGCCATCCGCGCAGGTCTCTTGACAGACACCTACCTCGAAGCTCATCATGTTTATCAGCTTAAAAAACAATACGCCGAGATGGAAATTACCCCAGAAATGGAACGCAAAATTGCTGACCTCCGACGTGATCCAAACCTATACGCAACTTTATCGCAAAGTATCGCCCCTGAAATATATGGTCACGACGATGTCAAGAAAGCCCTTCTTCTATTGCTTGTAGGAGGTGTCACTAAAGTTACAGGAGATGGCATGAAAATTCGTGGCGACATCAACATCTGCTTAATGGGTGACCCCGGTGTGGCCAAATCCCAGTTGCTCAAATACATCTCCAAGATTGCTCCTCGAGGTGTTTATACCACTGGAAAAGGTTCTTCAGGTGTTGGTCTGACAGCAGCCGTCATGCGCGACCCCGTAACGGACGAGATGGTGTTGG AGGGAGGAGCCCTTGTGTTAGCGGACAACGGTATCTGTTGCATCGATGAATTCGACAAAATGGAGGAGGCAGACCGAACAGCTATTCATGAGGTTATGGAACAACAAACAATATCCATAAACAAAGCAGGCATTTCGACAACCCTCAATGCCAGGACGTCAATTCTAGCGGCAGCTAATCCTTTGTATGGACGATACAACCCAAAGATATCTCCAGTCGAAAATATCAATCTTCCTGCTGCCTTGCTGTCCAGATTCGATCTTCTGTTCTTGATCTTAGACAAGCCAACGAGAGATGGAGACGAGCGACTTGCTGAGCATGTCACTTATGTACACATGCACAATAGACACCCTGAACTTGAGTTCGAGGTGATTGAACCTAATGTCATGAG ACACTACATTGCTCTTgcacgacaacgacgacctACCGTTCCTAGAGAGGTTTCCAGCTATGTTGTTGACTCCTACGTCCGCCTTCGCAAGATGTCCAAGGACGAAGAGCTACAGAACAAGTCCCACACATATACATCTGCTCGTACACTCCTTGGCATATTGCGTCTTGCACAAGCTCTCGCTCGTCTCCGGTGGGCAGATGTTGTTGAGCATGCCGATGTGGATGAAGCTCTTCGGTTAATGGAGTGCAGCAAAGAAAGTCTcgtggatgaggatgaccgcgatatcgacatcgacagGTCTCCGATCAGTCGACTCTTCCGATTGATTAAGGATATGACTGGACTCTCTGAATCTTCAGGGGGCCGAGCGAAACGCCAAAAGAGACTTGGAAAAGGTCCTGGAGGCGAGCGTGACATGGATGTGGattctgaagaagaggatggtcGCGTTTTATCCTTGGTTGACATTCGTGCAAGAGCATTGAGTTCAGGTTACACTGAGGCTCAATTGATGGAAACAATCACTTCG TATGAGGATCTTGGTATCTGGATTCGAGTCGCAGGAGGAAACAAGCTCCAATTCATCTGA
- a CDS encoding Glycylpeptide N-tetradecanoyltransferase, protein MSAPSKQKEKAPEVIDATGDVESDDDQSGSDAEVEGDTNVDALQAPSTSASQKKKKKKKSKAKKVLDALRGKDEIPKEVVEQVLDKVKAEGGVGVADANIDNVRQALQQMKIMDVAQGKAGIGGFNKKDMGEHKFWSTQPVPQLGEGPPTEDGFIEPSKPREEVRQEPYPLPKDFEWSTLDIKDPAQNKEVYDLLSLNYIEDDQAAFRFQYTAEFLTWALTPPGYHKEWHVGVRVSSNKKLVAFISGVPLTLRVRKHVILLSEINYLCVHKKLRSKRLAPVLIKEVTRQCHLQGVFQAIYTAGIVIPTPVSVCRYHHRLLNIPKLVDTHFCYVPRHMTLARMVRVNKLATSTVLPGLREMREEDVTAVAELYSKYMQRFDMAPVFDIDEVRHQFLSGMGRGEIGSAGPGRRQGQVTWAYVVEDPNTKKITDFFSFYSLPSTVIGNINNPILDAAYLFYYASETGLQGEGPAQDENLKQRLLLLIGDALIVANEAKFDVFNALTLMDNIPILQDLKFGLGDGFLNFYLYNWRTSPLAGMNSEGDVAAGRGIGVVML, encoded by the exons ATGTCTGCTCCCtcgaaacaaaaagaaaaggctcCCGAAGTCATTGACGCGACTGGAGATGTTGAGTCTGATGACGATCAATCTGGCTCCGATGCCGAAGTCGAAGGAGACACCAACGTTGATGCATTGCAAGCACCTTCTACGTCGGCATcccagaaaaagaagaagaaaaagaaatccAAGGCTAAGAAAGTACTTGATGCTTTACGGGGGAAAGACGAAATTCCCAAAGAAGTCGTTGAACAAGTACTGGATAAAGTTAAGGCCGAAGGGGGTGTAGGAGTAGCTGATGCTAATATCGACAATGTTCGACAAGCTTTACAACAGATGAAGATTATGGATGTGGCCCAAGGAAAGGCTGGAATAGGAGGGTTTAATAAGAAGGATATGGGAGAACATAAG TTCTGGTCTACTCAGCCTGTACCACAGCTTG GGGAAGGTCCTCCTACAGAGGATGGTTTTATTGAACCCTCAAAGCCGCGCGAAGAAGTTCGTCAAGAGCCATACCCGCTCCCTAAAGATTTTGAATGGTCTACGCTTGATATCAAAGACCCTGCTCAG AATAAAGAAGTCTACGATTTGCTGTCGCTCAATTACATAGAAGATGACCAGGCTGCTTTTAGATTCCAATACACTGCTGAATTTTTGACATG GGCCCTGACTCCTCCGGGATATCATAAAGAATGGCATGTTGGAGTGCGCGTTTCCTCCAACAAGAAACTGGTCGCATTCATCTCTGGTGTACCCCTTACATTGCGTGTCCGCAAACA TGTGATTTTGCTTAGCGAGATCAACTACCTCTGCGTACACAAGAAACTGCGTTCGAAACGATTAGCTCCTGTGCTTATTAAAGAAGTGACGCGTCAATGTCATCTCCAAGGCGTTTTCCAGGCCATTTATACTGCAGGGATTGTCATTCCCACTCCAGTCTCTGTTTGTCGTTATCACCATCGACTATTGAACATCCCCAAACTCGTGGACACGCATTTCTGCTACGTGCCCCGCCATATGACCCTCGCACGTATGGTTCGCGTCAACAAACTTGCTACTTCTACTGTTCTACCAGGACTGAGAGAAATGAGGGAGGAAGACGTTACGGCTGTTGCTGAACTGTATTCCAAATACATGCAACGATTCGATATGGCCCCAGTatttgatattgatgaagtCAGGCACCAATTTCTAAGCGGAATGGGTCGTGGAGAAATCGGGAGTGCTGGACCTGGTCGCAGGCAAGGTCAGGTAACATGGGCATATGTTGTAGAG GATCCCAACACGAAGAAAATTACCgattttttctctttttactCTCTGCCGTCAACAGTCATTGGGAATATTAACAATCCTATTCTTGATGCTGCATATCTATTCTATTATGCTTCGGAGACAGGTCTTCAAGGAGAAGGACCAGCGCAGGATGAGAATCTCAAGCAGCGTCTGTTGTTGCTGATCGGGGATGCTCTCATTGTCGCAAATGAAGCCAAATTCGACGTCTTTAATGCGTTGACTTTAATGGACAACATACCGATACTTCAAGATCTTAAA TTCGGACTCGGTGACGGGTTTTTGAATTTCTACTTGTACAATTGGCGGACATCACCCCTGGCTGGTATGAACAGTGAAGGAGATGTTGCTGCCGGAAGAGGCATCGGTGTCGTAATGCTTTAA
- a CDS encoding T-complex protein 1 subunit delta, protein MASAQPSQSQQGVTKVLSGANASFKDKGKPMELRLSNMVAAKAISDAVRTSLGPRGMDKMIQTSKGEVIVTNDGATILKSIQALHPAAKMLVDLSAAQDIEAGDGTTSVVVLAGSLLGAAEKMLQKGIHPTIVAESFLRASAKAVEYLTEMSTPIDLNDKSSLLRAASTSLNSKIVSQYSSTLAPIAVAAVSRLVTATSSNVDLRDIRVVKKIGGTIEDTELVEGVVLNQNVVVSAGGPTRMEKAKIAIIQFQLSAPKPDAFVINDYRLMDKVLKEGRQYILNLCKKIKKANCNVLLIQKSILRDAVDDLSLNYLKRLNILVVKDVERDEIEFLSKSLGCKPISDIEAFTEDKLGYADLVEETGDSGVKVVRITGIKNRGRTVSILATGSNNLVVDECERSLHDALCVVRCLVKKRALIGGGGAPEIHVSRLLSQYAQSLKGMEAYCFQAYADALEVIPTTLAENAGLNPIAIVTELRNRHALGERNAGINVRKGLISNILEEDVVQPLLVSTSAVELSTETVCLLLKIDDYVQAR, encoded by the exons ATGGCTTCAGCTCAACCCTCCCAAAGCCAGCAAGGCGTAACCAAAGTTCTTTCGGGAGCTAATGCCTCCTTCAAAGATAAA GGCAAACCTATGGAACTGCGCCTATCCAACATGGTTGCAGCAAAAG CAATTAGTGACGCTGTTCGCACTTCGTTGGGACCAAGAGGAATGGACAAGATG ATCCAAACATCAAAGGGGGAGGTCATTGTAACAAACGATGGAGCTACAATCTTGAAAAGTATTCAAGCATTGCATCCTGCTGCAAAAATG CTGGTCGACCTCTCTGCTGCCCAAGATATCGAAGCCGGAGATGGAACAACATCCGTTGTAGTCCTGGCCGGAAGCTTACTGGGTGCTGCAGAAAAGATGTTGCAAAAGGGAATTCATCCCACTATCGTGGCCGAATCGTTCCTCCGAGCTTCAGCCAAAGCTGTTGAATATTTGACTGAGATGTCAACGCCTATCGACCTTAATGACAAGTCCAGCCTCTTAAGAGCTGCCAGCACCTCCTTAAACTCCAAG ATTGTTTCACAGTATTCTTCAACGTTGGCCCCAATCGCCGTAGCAGCAGTATCGCGCCTTGTTACCGCAACCTCTTCAAACGTGGATCTGAGAGATATTCGCGTCGTTAAGAAAATCGGCGGTACCATTGAAGATACGGAATTGGTGGAAGGTGTTGTTTTAAACCAAAACGTTGTTGTGTCCGCCGGTGGCCCAACCCGAATGGAAAAGGCAAAGATTGCCATCATTCAGTTCCAATTGAGTGCCCCTAAACCCGATGCAT TTGTCATTAACGATTACCGTCTCATGGACAAAGTGTTAAAGGAAGGTCGTCAATATATTCTCAATCTTTGCAAGAAGATCAAAAAGGCAAATTGTAATGTCCTCCTTATTCAAAAATCTATTCTCCGAGACGCAGTCGATGATTTATCACTCAACTATCTCAAACGCTTGAATATCCTCGTCGTCAAGGATGTTGAGCGTGATGAAATCGAATTTCTCTCAAAGAGTCTGGGATGCAAACCGATCTCTGATATTGAGGCCTTCACTGAAGACAAATTGGGATATGCGGATTTGGTGGAAGAAACTGGTGATTCGGGTGTCAAAGTTGTACGTATCACTGGTATAAAAAATAGGGGACGAACTGTCAGCATCCTCGCTACTGGAAGCAACAACCTTGTTGTAGACGAATGTGAGCGTAGCTTACACGACGCCTTGTGTGTCGTTAGGTGCTTGGTGAAGAAAAG GGCCCTTATTGGTGGAGGCGGTGCCCCAGAAATTCATGTTTCTCGCCTTCTTTCGCAATATGCCCAATCGCTGAAGGGCATGGAGGCCTATTGTTTCCAGGCGTACGCCGACGCACTTGAAGTCATTCCAACCACCTTGGCAGAGAATGCTGGTTTGAACCCTATCGCTATTGTGACCGAGTTGCGCAATCGCCATGCTTTGGGA